The following are encoded together in the Pedobacter sp. D749 genome:
- a CDS encoding two-component regulator propeller domain-containing protein — protein MKKLIILLYLLFSATLLWAQPYYFRHYQVENGLSNNTAFCSVQDGNGFMWFGTKDGLNRFDGYSFKTYRNDTEKAGSLGNDLISALHHDHEQTLWVGTNNGVYQYNPTKESFAIIKETKGMRITDLASDLRGHLWILSSFKIYLYQKRTRKLQAFGLNAPFDASLVTILKDGSVWISTGKGTLEKYNPKTNNFQQFNINGKNAKTEYGWVSRIAETEDGNLLVGTTNQGVKLFNPVTLASKNILRLNDDQTPIFVRDIKKTGPHEFWIATESGIYIYNDESGAIIHLKKQYNNDYSLSDNAVYSICVDREGGVWTGTYFGGVNYYSSHTSLFTKYFPQKGTNSISGSDVREITKDRNGNLWIGTEDAGLNKLDVKTGVFKHFLPDGKPGSIAYSNIHGLLVDGDKLWIGTFEHGLDVLDLKTEKVIKHYQAGVGNALRTNFIVTFCKTRSGEILVGTINGIYLYNRKRDDFDPITGLPFIFYDSVMEDSKGNIWAGSFNDGVFKFNLSRPGHVNYRNIPADAKSLSHNSVNSIFEDSKQHIWVTTDGGGLCRFDQKTHQFKRYGIKNGFPSNYLFRIEEDAANKFWISSTRGLIHFDPVTGVSKTYSKANGLLTDQFNYSSAYQDEDGRTYFGSVKGLISFNPANLKATNYEPPVFLTGFQVNSLEIGLNGKDSVANKSIVYADTIELNHNQSSFSIDFAALSYLSPEMTEYAYKMTGLYKNWEYLKTNRKVYFTKLAPGNYIFEVKALVEGSNTWSTKNVKLLIKIRPPFYLSPFAYFIYVVAAGAIIFFLVRRYHRKIALKNSRRMEVFEHEKQKEVYQAKIEFFTNVAHEIRTPLTLIIGPMEKLIKQADAVPAIEKNLRIMGRNTDRLLKLTNQLLDFRKTETSEFSLNFVKADISEILKDIFIQFQPAAEQRNISYTINLPEKAFQAYIDVEAFYKIISNLVDNAIKYGKTTAEISLKKSAEQDKFKVCFKSDGNKIPAEIKEKIFEPFFRAKETQIATGTGIGLSISKSLAQLHSGELYLDINDHHFNIFVLELPIHQLIEFNLNGKWKKL, from the coding sequence TTGAAAAAACTCATCATCCTTTTATACCTATTATTTTCGGCCACCCTGCTTTGGGCGCAACCTTATTATTTCAGGCATTACCAGGTAGAGAACGGGCTTTCTAATAATACGGCCTTTTGTAGTGTGCAGGATGGGAACGGCTTTATGTGGTTTGGCACTAAAGATGGTTTGAACCGGTTTGACGGTTATTCTTTTAAAACCTACCGAAACGATACCGAAAAAGCTGGTAGTTTGGGTAACGATCTGATTTCTGCACTTCACCACGATCACGAACAAACACTTTGGGTTGGCACAAACAATGGTGTGTATCAATACAATCCAACAAAAGAAAGTTTCGCTATCATAAAAGAAACTAAAGGGATGCGGATTACAGACCTGGCGAGCGATTTGCGTGGACATTTATGGATTCTATCTTCATTCAAGATATATTTATATCAAAAGCGTACCAGGAAACTACAGGCTTTTGGCCTTAATGCACCGTTCGATGCCTCACTGGTAACGATTTTAAAAGATGGAAGTGTATGGATCAGTACCGGAAAGGGAACGTTAGAAAAATACAACCCTAAAACGAATAATTTTCAGCAGTTTAATATTAATGGAAAAAATGCCAAAACCGAATATGGCTGGGTATCCAGAATTGCGGAGACTGAAGATGGAAATTTATTGGTTGGCACGACCAATCAAGGTGTTAAACTTTTCAACCCTGTTACTTTAGCATCAAAAAATATACTCAGATTAAACGACGACCAAACGCCAATATTTGTCCGGGATATCAAAAAAACAGGCCCGCATGAATTTTGGATTGCTACAGAATCGGGCATTTACATTTATAATGATGAAAGTGGGGCAATTATCCACCTCAAAAAACAATATAATAACGATTATTCTTTAAGTGATAATGCTGTTTATAGCATTTGTGTCGACCGTGAGGGCGGGGTTTGGACCGGCACCTACTTTGGAGGAGTAAATTACTATTCGAGCCATACTTCACTGTTTACCAAATACTTTCCGCAAAAAGGTACAAATTCAATCAGCGGAAGCGATGTAAGGGAAATTACAAAAGATCGGAATGGGAATTTATGGATTGGTACGGAGGATGCGGGACTGAACAAACTCGACGTAAAAACAGGCGTATTTAAACACTTTTTACCCGACGGAAAACCGGGAAGTATTGCCTATTCCAATATCCATGGGTTATTGGTTGACGGCGACAAACTCTGGATTGGCACTTTTGAACATGGCCTGGATGTTTTAGACCTGAAAACAGAAAAGGTAATTAAACATTACCAGGCAGGTGTTGGAAATGCCTTACGTACCAATTTTATTGTTACTTTTTGTAAAACGCGGTCAGGTGAAATTTTAGTTGGAACCATCAACGGGATTTATCTTTATAATCGCAAAAGAGATGATTTCGACCCTATTACCGGCCTCCCTTTTATTTTTTACGATTCGGTTATGGAAGACAGTAAGGGTAATATCTGGGCGGGCAGCTTTAATGATGGTGTATTTAAGTTTAACTTATCCAGACCAGGCCATGTGAACTACCGAAATATCCCAGCGGATGCGAAAAGTTTAAGCCATAACAGCGTAAACAGTATTTTTGAAGATAGCAAACAGCATATTTGGGTAACTACGGATGGTGGTGGACTTTGCAGGTTTGATCAGAAAACACATCAATTTAAACGTTACGGAATAAAAAATGGTTTCCCCAGCAATTACCTGTTCCGTATCGAAGAAGATGCGGCAAATAAATTCTGGATTAGCAGTACACGCGGCCTTATTCACTTCGATCCCGTTACGGGGGTAAGCAAAACCTATTCTAAAGCCAACGGATTACTTACTGATCAGTTCAACTACAGCTCTGCCTACCAGGATGAGGATGGCCGAACCTATTTTGGGAGCGTAAAAGGGCTGATAAGCTTTAATCCGGCCAACTTAAAGGCAACAAACTATGAGCCCCCGGTATTTTTAACCGGGTTTCAGGTCAACAGTTTGGAAATAGGTTTAAATGGGAAAGATTCTGTTGCTAATAAATCGATTGTTTATGCCGATACCATCGAACTTAACCATAACCAATCATCTTTTAGTATCGATTTTGCTGCCTTAAGTTATTTATCGCCTGAAATGACAGAGTATGCTTATAAAATGACAGGGCTTTATAAAAACTGGGAATATTTAAAGACTAACCGGAAGGTTTATTTTACCAAACTTGCCCCCGGCAATTACATTTTTGAAGTGAAAGCTTTGGTTGAAGGAAGCAACACCTGGAGCACCAAAAATGTTAAACTTCTGATCAAAATACGTCCTCCTTTTTATCTCAGTCCATTTGCCTATTTTATTTATGTGGTAGCGGCCGGGGCAATTATTTTCTTTTTGGTGCGAAGGTACCACCGAAAAATTGCACTCAAAAACAGCAGGCGGATGGAAGTATTTGAGCATGAAAAACAAAAGGAAGTTTATCAGGCGAAGATCGAATTTTTCACCAACGTTGCCCATGAAATCAGGACGCCGCTCACTTTGATTATCGGACCGATGGAGAAACTGATTAAACAGGCCGATGCCGTGCCTGCAATAGAAAAGAATTTACGGATTATGGGCCGCAATACGGATCGACTGCTCAAACTTACCAATCAATTGCTCGATTTCAGGAAAACCGAAACCAGCGAATTTTCGCTGAACTTTGTAAAGGCTGATATCAGCGAGATATTAAAGGATATTTTTATCCAGTTTCAGCCCGCAGCCGAGCAACGGAATATCAGTTATACCATCAACTTGCCCGAAAAAGCATTCCAAGCCTATATCGATGTAGAAGCTTTTTACAAAATCATCAGCAACCTGGTTGATAATGCCATTAAATATGGAAAAACGACAGCTGAAATCAGTTTAAAGAAATCAGCAGAACAGGATAAATTTAAAGTTTGCTTTAAAAGCGACGGCAATAAAATACCTGCAGAAATCAAGGAGAAGATTTTTGAGCCTTTTTTCAGGGCTAAAGAAACGCAGATCGCCACTGGAACTGGCATAGGTCTTTCCATTTCCAAATCGCTCGCACAGTTGCATAGCGGCGAGTTGTACCTGGATATTAATGACCACCATTTTAATATATTTGTATTAGAACTGCCCATCCATCAACTTATTGAATTTAACCTGAACGGGAAATGGAAGAAATTGTAG
- a CDS encoding TonB-dependent receptor, whose product MKRSLLYYGGFVRMDWYLLQKMFLKRKILTVIFTSITVLLLSFQLSAQEQSTVTGTVTDEKGETVVGASIKIKGTSTGATTDADGKFKIQVADKNATLIFIYVGYVNQEVALAGRSQVNVKLKPSNNDLSEVVVVGYNTQKKEAITGAISSISSKDLEKVHGGSTVSTGLAGKLPGVSFRMPDGRPGSSANIQIRNMGNPLYVIDGIQQDAGQFNNISPNDIETISVLKDASAAIYGSRAANGVILVTTKRGKNSTRNTFSVDAYTGWQNWVRFPETTDAYQWMLGKATAELNQNGKTDITPSELEKWKAGTEYGYQSQNWRDIIIAPNAPQSSINLSASGGSDKVNYYFSGTHLDQKGVYGTEREFDFNRTNIQSNIEAKITDRFKVGMLINGRIESRDQPGVPGGDDYFAARFALLRNRPTEQAYANGNPNYPNDIGHNTEQFAVQSKALTGYWKSDWRVLQTNLSASYDTPIKGLEIKGLYSYYIADNVINGHEYTYNVYTYHPETGVYEEKVGSSNPYRERRNEKIYTNTYQLQANYNRTFGKHTVGGVLVAERLDRFRTYTFQHAVPQTNILPVLQFADMDGQDFADIQEEEARIGYVARVNYNYDNKYYLELSGRRDASWKFAPDRRVGYFPSASIGWRITQEKFMKSLLGESTVLNDLKLRASYGVLGDDDLGIDPFAYIPGYRYNQGSVILDGKNITTSRDKGPIINNLSWLKSKMTDIGLDFSLFNSKLSGTADYFYRKRTGLKQVKNDVVVPIELGYPLAAENLESDAQFGAEFALNYRDKIGEFNYNVGGNISISRRKFLDQYKPRYGNSWDNYRNSYNQRYTDIFWGYEVTGQFQNIDEINNYKVNIDGQGNRSLLPGDLIYKDQNGDGVINDLDQRPIGYTTQGQPNIGFGFTIGGSYKNFDFSADFSGGALYSWNQNWEQRWAFQNTGALLQSFADDSWHRTNPYDLNSAWIPGKYPALRFNDGGHSNYNKNSTFWLHNVRYLRARTLEVGYTIPKKWAEKIKIQNARVYVNGYNLFSIDNLKDYGVDPEIADDNGLQYPQNKFFNIGIKLTL is encoded by the coding sequence ATGAAAAGAAGTTTACTCTACTATGGCGGCTTTGTACGCATGGATTGGTACTTGCTTCAAAAGATGTTTTTGAAACGCAAAATCCTTACTGTTATTTTTACCTCAATTACCGTACTCTTGCTTTCATTTCAGCTTAGTGCACAGGAACAAAGCACCGTGACCGGTACTGTTACTGACGAGAAGGGTGAAACAGTTGTGGGTGCCAGCATTAAAATTAAAGGTACCAGCACAGGGGCAACAACTGATGCTGACGGAAAATTTAAAATCCAGGTGGCAGATAAAAATGCAACCCTGATTTTTATTTATGTAGGTTATGTCAACCAGGAAGTTGCATTGGCAGGCCGTTCGCAGGTTAATGTTAAACTTAAACCCTCCAATAACGATCTCTCAGAAGTGGTGGTAGTGGGGTATAACACACAGAAAAAAGAAGCCATTACCGGGGCAATCTCTTCCATTAGCAGTAAAGACCTCGAAAAAGTACATGGCGGTTCAACCGTGAGTACTGGCCTTGCTGGTAAACTACCTGGGGTTTCGTTCAGGATGCCTGACGGTAGACCGGGATCGAGTGCAAACATCCAGATCCGTAACATGGGTAATCCGTTATATGTAATTGATGGTATCCAGCAGGATGCAGGACAGTTTAATAATATCTCGCCCAACGATATCGAAACCATCAGTGTGCTAAAAGATGCTTCAGCCGCTATTTATGGTAGCAGGGCCGCTAACGGGGTAATTTTAGTGACCACTAAAAGAGGTAAAAACAGTACGCGCAATACTTTTAGTGTTGATGCTTATACCGGATGGCAGAACTGGGTACGTTTCCCTGAAACTACCGATGCTTACCAGTGGATGTTGGGAAAAGCTACCGCAGAATTAAACCAGAACGGCAAAACAGATATTACACCATCAGAACTTGAAAAATGGAAAGCCGGAACAGAATATGGCTATCAGAGCCAGAACTGGAGAGATATCATCATTGCGCCAAACGCGCCGCAATCTTCGATTAATTTGAGTGCTTCTGGTGGCAGCGACAAAGTGAATTATTACTTCTCAGGTACACACCTTGATCAGAAAGGGGTGTATGGAACGGAACGTGAGTTCGATTTTAACCGGACCAACATCCAGAGTAATATAGAAGCTAAAATAACCGACCGTTTTAAAGTTGGTATGCTCATTAACGGCCGTATAGAAAGCCGCGATCAGCCAGGCGTACCGGGTGGTGACGATTATTTTGCTGCACGTTTTGCGCTTTTGAGAAACAGGCCGACTGAACAGGCTTATGCCAATGGTAATCCGAATTACCCGAATGATATCGGGCACAATACGGAACAGTTTGCCGTACAGAGCAAAGCCTTAACCGGTTACTGGAAATCAGACTGGAGGGTTTTACAGACCAATTTATCAGCAAGTTACGATACGCCTATAAAAGGTTTAGAGATAAAAGGTTTATACTCTTATTACATTGCCGATAACGTCATAAACGGCCATGAGTATACTTATAATGTCTATACTTATCATCCTGAAACTGGTGTTTACGAAGAAAAAGTTGGAAGTTCTAACCCATACAGGGAGCGCAGAAACGAAAAGATATACACCAATACCTATCAGTTACAGGCCAACTACAACCGTACTTTTGGTAAACACACTGTTGGTGGCGTTTTGGTAGCGGAGCGTTTAGACCGTTTTAGAACCTATACTTTCCAGCATGCCGTACCACAGACCAATATTCTGCCTGTTTTGCAGTTCGCTGATATGGACGGACAGGATTTCGCTGATATTCAGGAAGAAGAAGCCCGTATTGGTTACGTAGCCAGGGTAAACTATAATTATGACAATAAATATTACCTGGAACTTTCTGGCCGTAGAGATGCCTCATGGAAATTTGCACCCGACAGGCGTGTAGGTTATTTCCCTTCAGCATCCATTGGTTGGAGAATTACCCAGGAGAAATTTATGAAATCGCTTTTAGGCGAAAGTACTGTCTTGAACGATTTGAAACTTCGTGCATCTTATGGTGTGCTGGGAGATGACGATCTCGGTATTGACCCTTTCGCTTACATTCCGGGCTATAGATACAACCAGGGAAGTGTGATCTTAGATGGTAAGAATATTACCACTTCAAGGGATAAAGGTCCGATTATCAATAACCTAAGCTGGCTGAAAAGCAAAATGACAGATATCGGTTTAGATTTTTCATTGTTTAACAGTAAGCTAAGCGGAACGGCAGATTATTTCTATAGAAAACGTACCGGTTTAAAGCAGGTTAAAAATGATGTTGTGGTGCCTATTGAATTGGGATACCCGCTGGCAGCAGAAAACCTGGAAAGTGATGCGCAGTTCGGAGCAGAATTCGCGTTAAATTACAGGGATAAGATCGGAGAATTTAACTACAATGTTGGTGGAAATATTTCCATTAGCCGAAGAAAATTTTTAGATCAGTATAAACCGCGTTACGGCAACTCGTGGGACAATTACAGAAATAGCTATAACCAGCGTTATACCGATATTTTCTGGGGATACGAGGTAACTGGGCAATTCCAGAATATTGATGAGATCAATAATTATAAAGTAAACATTGATGGACAGGGAAACCGCTCTTTATTGCCGGGCGATTTAATTTATAAAGATCAGAACGGCGACGGTGTGATTAATGACCTGGATCAAAGACCGATTGGATATACCACACAAGGTCAGCCGAACATCGGCTTCGGTTTCACCATAGGCGGTTCTTACAAAAACTTTGATTTTTCAGCAGATTTTTCAGGCGGAGCCTTGTACTCATGGAACCAGAACTGGGAACAGCGATGGGCATTCCAGAATACAGGTGCTTTATTGCAGAGTTTTGCTGACGACAGCTGGCACCGTACCAATCCATACGACCTGAACAGCGCATGGATTCCTGGGAAATATCCTGCATTACGATTTAATGATGGCGGACACAGCAATTACAACAAAAACTCTACTTTTTGGCTGCACAATGTAAGGTATCTGCGTGCCCGTACGCTTGAGGTCGGTTATACCATACCCAAAAAATGGGCCGAAAAAATCAAGATCCAGAATGCCAGGGTTTATGTTAACGGATATAACCTCTTTTCTATCGATAACCTGAAAGATTATGGTGTAGACCCTGAAATTGCAGATGATAACGGATTACAGTACCCACAGAACAAGTTTTTTAATATCGGTATTAAATTAACGCTGTAA
- a CDS encoding RagB/SusD family nutrient uptake outer membrane protein, whose product MKKIIYAFAAIAFLSFAQSCKKDSEFLDKQPTSTLPIDAVWKDPNLVLTVVGDLYDRYPDYQTIEAWWTFAVFDEGFASASGDYFRHQNLEYGYDAWRYWDMGVYGYIRDLNMFIKRGQESTALKAEDRDRFLAEARFIRAGVYFEMVKAMGGVPLITTVLDYNYSGDPSYLQFPRAKETEIYDFVISELEAVKTILPDNPTVQSRATKAAALAMESRAALYAGSIAKYSNSQLSLPGGEVGISSGLANAYFTKSLAAAKEIIDGGKYSLYKKNPNLSENFAALFTDKGSNPEVIFAKDFKLKTNKVHGFTIDNQPRSSAEEAQGGRLNPSLNLVQSFEKLDNTYASMASVDGSGNPVYYSGITDIFAGRDARLAGTVILPGTQFKGKTVDIWAGYQLADGSIVTGDNFGQNKTNVLPGNAGSVQVVGADGPVDGLEFSAQSGFYVRKYLDPATGSGQIGTRSDVWWIRYRYAEVLLNAAEAAFELGDPTTAANYIKQVRDRAGLTVALTPAEITFDRIVHERKVELAFEGHELWDMKRWRLADKVWNGNNMSAADFINANNIGSATRTSTQVFGLWPYKYYNPGNANHLKYIFKVIKPSRVTAAHRFRIGNYYSSIGQDVLNGNPKIVRNPNQ is encoded by the coding sequence ATGAAAAAAATTATATATGCATTTGCTGCCATCGCCTTTTTGAGTTTTGCGCAGTCGTGTAAAAAAGATTCAGAATTTTTAGATAAACAACCTACCAGTACCCTGCCGATTGATGCGGTATGGAAAGATCCAAACCTGGTGCTTACCGTTGTTGGCGATCTTTACGACCGCTATCCAGATTACCAGACGATCGAGGCATGGTGGACTTTTGCCGTTTTTGACGAAGGTTTTGCCTCCGCCAGCGGTGATTATTTCCGTCACCAGAATTTAGAGTATGGTTATGATGCCTGGAGATACTGGGACATGGGTGTTTACGGTTATATCCGTGACCTGAATATGTTTATTAAACGCGGGCAGGAATCTACCGCTTTAAAAGCAGAAGACCGCGACCGTTTCCTTGCCGAAGCGCGTTTTATCAGGGCGGGGGTATATTTCGAAATGGTAAAAGCAATGGGCGGTGTGCCGTTGATCACAACCGTTTTAGATTATAATTATAGCGGCGACCCAAGTTACCTACAGTTTCCAAGGGCAAAAGAAACCGAAATTTATGATTTCGTGATTTCAGAACTGGAAGCCGTAAAAACCATACTGCCTGATAATCCGACTGTACAGAGCAGGGCTACAAAAGCTGCGGCATTAGCCATGGAATCAAGAGCAGCATTATATGCGGGTTCAATCGCCAAATACAGCAACTCGCAGTTGAGCTTGCCAGGTGGAGAAGTGGGTATATCATCGGGTCTGGCCAATGCTTATTTTACCAAATCCTTAGCTGCCGCAAAAGAGATTATCGATGGCGGCAAATATTCGCTTTACAAAAAGAACCCTAATTTATCTGAAAATTTCGCCGCGCTTTTTACTGATAAAGGCAGTAATCCGGAAGTGATTTTTGCGAAAGATTTTAAATTGAAAACCAATAAGGTTCATGGTTTTACGATCGATAACCAGCCACGTTCTTCTGCAGAGGAAGCGCAGGGTGGACGTTTAAATCCATCGTTAAACCTTGTTCAGTCTTTCGAAAAACTGGATAATACTTATGCATCCATGGCCTCGGTTGATGGAAGTGGTAACCCGGTTTATTACAGTGGTATCACCGATATTTTTGCGGGTCGTGATGCACGCTTGGCAGGAACGGTAATTCTTCCGGGAACGCAGTTTAAAGGCAAAACCGTTGATATCTGGGCTGGCTACCAATTGGCCGATGGTTCTATCGTAACAGGCGATAACTTCGGACAGAACAAAACGAATGTTCTTCCGGGAAATGCAGGTTCTGTACAAGTGGTTGGTGCTGATGGTCCTGTAGATGGACTCGAATTCAGCGCACAGTCAGGCTTTTATGTTCGCAAATATTTAGATCCAGCAACAGGTTCAGGACAGATCGGTACCCGCAGTGATGTTTGGTGGATCCGTTACCGTTATGCCGAGGTATTGTTAAATGCAGCCGAAGCAGCTTTTGAACTGGGCGATCCCACTACAGCAGCTAACTATATTAAACAAGTAAGAGATCGTGCAGGATTAACTGTTGCTTTAACCCCGGCAGAGATCACTTTCGACCGTATTGTACACGAGCGTAAAGTAGAATTAGCCTTCGAAGGACATGAACTTTGGGATATGAAACGCTGGAGACTGGCTGATAAAGTTTGGAACGGCAATAACATGTCTGCAGCCGATTTTATCAATGCAAACAATATTGGTAGCGCAACACGCACCAGTACGCAGGTATTTGGCTTGTGGCCATACAAATATTATAACCCTGGCAACGCAAACCATTTGAAATATATTTTTAAAGTGATTAAACCAAGCCGTGTAACCGCTGCACACCGTTTCCGTATCGGAAATTACTACTCTTCAATCGGGCAGGATGTACTTAACGGAAACCCTAAAATTGTAAGAAACCCTAACCAATAA
- a CDS encoding DUF3823 domain-containing protein: protein MKIRFYFMIGALIAVLFASCKKDNYEAPEADFTGRIVYKGEPISVQYGQVNFELWQSGFGNYSALNVNVSQDGTYSAKLFNGDYKLVFSPNQGPFLWKKNATGRQDSIAVNINGSKTIDIEVMPYYMIRGATLTAAAGKINAFCKLEKIITNADGKDIENVSLYINKTQFVDGSNNIATQQISGAAIADLNNLSMSVTIPNITPTQNYVFARIGVKIAGVDDLIFTPVSKIGF, encoded by the coding sequence ATGAAAATTAGATTTTATTTCATGATAGGGGCACTTATTGCCGTTCTTTTTGCTTCATGTAAAAAAGATAACTACGAAGCACCTGAAGCCGATTTTACCGGGCGGATCGTTTATAAAGGAGAACCCATCAGTGTTCAATATGGTCAGGTTAATTTCGAACTCTGGCAGTCAGGTTTTGGGAATTATTCCGCGCTGAATGTTAATGTGAGCCAGGATGGAACCTACTCTGCCAAATTATTCAACGGAGATTATAAATTGGTTTTTTCTCCAAACCAGGGGCCTTTTTTATGGAAAAAGAATGCTACCGGAAGACAGGATAGCATTGCGGTAAACATTAATGGCAGTAAAACCATAGATATTGAGGTAATGCCTTACTATATGATCCGCGGAGCCACACTTACCGCTGCAGCAGGTAAAATAAATGCTTTTTGTAAACTTGAAAAAATCATCACCAATGCCGATGGCAAGGATATCGAAAATGTATCGCTCTATATTAATAAAACACAGTTTGTAGATGGTAGTAATAATATCGCTACCCAGCAGATCAGTGGTGCAGCCATCGCCGACCTCAACAACCTGAGCATGAGTGTTACGATCCCAAACATTACACCTACTCAAAATTATGTTTTTGCCAGGATAGGTGTTAAAATTGCCGGTGTTGACGATCTGATTTTTACACCAGTAAGTAAAATAGGTTTTTAA
- a CDS encoding glycoside hydrolase family 43 protein, which yields MKYIYAFFLCFSFCSISKELLAKPLNDTLYLADPTIFVDNGRYYLYGTSSDQGFLVYVSKDLKNWSKKSENNGFALKKDDVFGSKGFWAPQVFKRGNTYYMAYTADEQIAIAQSKSPLGPFKQETLKAISGTGKQIDPFVFTDADGKNYLYHVKLDKGNRIYVSELKADFSDVIPNTAKECLSGTEFWENTAKTDWPITEGPTVLKKDQLYYLFYSANDFRNPDYAVGYATSGSPTGPWTKYAGNPIISRKLLKFNGTGHGDFFTDKNGDLQYVFHIHHNNQKVSPRATAIIKAAFVKDKNGTEQMHVDPKSFRFLMQGAN from the coding sequence ATGAAATATATTTATGCCTTTTTTTTATGCTTTTCATTCTGTTCCATTAGCAAAGAACTACTTGCAAAACCGCTAAATGATACCCTTTATCTTGCCGATCCGACCATTTTTGTAGATAATGGCCGTTATTATTTATATGGTACGAGTAGCGATCAGGGTTTTTTGGTTTATGTTTCAAAAGACCTTAAAAACTGGAGCAAAAAGTCAGAAAATAATGGATTTGCTTTAAAAAAGGATGATGTCTTCGGTAGCAAGGGTTTTTGGGCCCCGCAGGTATTTAAAAGGGGGAATACTTATTATATGGCCTACACCGCTGATGAGCAGATTGCCATTGCTCAGAGCAAAAGTCCTTTAGGTCCATTTAAACAGGAAACATTAAAAGCCATTTCTGGCACAGGAAAACAGATCGATCCCTTTGTATTTACCGATGCAGATGGGAAGAATTACCTATATCATGTAAAACTTGATAAAGGCAACCGGATTTATGTATCCGAACTGAAGGCTGATTTTTCGGATGTCATCCCGAACACTGCAAAGGAATGTTTATCTGGAACCGAATTCTGGGAAAATACCGCAAAAACCGATTGGCCGATAACCGAAGGCCCAACGGTACTCAAAAAAGATCAGCTTTATTACCTTTTTTATTCTGCAAACGATTTCAGAAATCCCGATTATGCGGTGGGTTATGCTACTTCGGGCTCACCAACAGGGCCGTGGACGAAATATGCGGGAAACCCGATCATTAGCAGGAAGTTGTTAAAATTTAATGGAACTGGTCACGGCGATTTTTTTACCGATAAAAACGGGGATTTGCAGTATGTATTTCACATCCATCATAACAATCAAAAAGTATCGCCAAGAGCTACAGCTATTATAAAGGCTGCTTTTGTAAAAGATAAAAACGGTACTGAACAAATGCATGTCGACCCTAAAAGTTTCCGCTTTTTAATGCAGGGCGCAAATTGA
- a CDS encoding family 43 glycosylhydrolase, whose translation MNRLKLKLFFALCLLVMGGLNAQTFTNPLLPSGADPYSYYKDGYYYYTHTTGNRVDLWKTKTLDGLKNAERKTIWKAPAGTMYSKEIWAPEVMFLRGKWYAYFAADNGKNENHRMYVLENASADPMKGEWVFKGKVADPTDKWAIDGDVIDFKGQLYMIWSGWEGNENGKQEIFMAKLKNPWTVDGNRVKISTPKFDWEKNGDLGGGAHVDVNEGPQFLVHGNKIFIIYSASGCWTDFYALGMLSASAKSNLLEPKSWTKADQPVFQQSPKDGVYAPGHNSFFKSPDGKENWILYHANDKPGQGCGGFRSPRAQKFTWNADGTPNFGTPVKAGLSLTSPSNRNKK comes from the coding sequence ATGAATAGATTGAAACTAAAATTATTTTTCGCACTTTGCTTATTGGTGATGGGAGGGTTAAATGCACAAACATTTACCAATCCCTTATTGCCATCCGGTGCCGATCCTTATAGTTATTATAAAGATGGTTATTACTATTATACCCATACCACTGGTAACCGTGTAGACCTTTGGAAAACCAAAACCCTTGATGGCCTTAAAAATGCCGAGCGGAAAACCATTTGGAAAGCACCTGCCGGAACGATGTACAGTAAAGAAATATGGGCACCTGAGGTGATGTTTTTAAGGGGGAAATGGTATGCTTATTTTGCTGCTGATAATGGCAAAAATGAAAACCATCGCATGTATGTTTTAGAAAATGCTTCGGCCGATCCAATGAAAGGGGAGTGGGTATTTAAAGGCAAGGTTGCCGATCCTACTGATAAATGGGCCATTGATGGAGATGTAATCGATTTTAAAGGTCAGCTGTATATGATCTGGTCGGGCTGGGAAGGAAATGAAAACGGTAAACAGGAAATTTTTATGGCTAAACTTAAAAATCCGTGGACGGTGGATGGAAACCGCGTAAAAATTTCTACCCCAAAATTCGACTGGGAAAAAAATGGCGACTTAGGCGGTGGCGCCCACGTTGATGTAAATGAGGGGCCACAGTTTCTGGTACATGGCAATAAAATTTTTATCATTTATTCAGCAAGTGGTTGCTGGACAGATTTTTATGCCCTGGGCATGCTTTCGGCTTCGGCAAAAAGCAACCTGCTTGAGCCAAAATCATGGACGAAAGCCGATCAGCCTGTTTTTCAACAGTCGCCAAAAGATGGCGTTTATGCCCCTGGGCACAATTCGTTTTTTAAATCGCCTGATGGTAAAGAGAACTGGATTCTATACCATGCAAATGATAAACCCGGCCAGGGCTGCGGAGGTTTCCGCTCACCCCGGGCTCAAAAGTTCACCTGGAATGCCGATGGTACACCAAATTTTGGAACTCCGGTAAAAGCGGGATTGAGCTTAACATCACCATCAAACCGAAATAAAAAATAA